One genomic window of Corallococcus caeni includes the following:
- a CDS encoding AAA family ATPase, producing the protein MATRKSEDQERLIDRDLTAMAREGKLPAAHGVDTAVTEVLGLLARGGKHPLLAGEPGVGKSALVQEVARRIAEGRVDGELAQARLVEVSVANILARSTQRQAAESFEELLIHLGRHPCPIVYIRDLPVALGGPLAPVAVRALRTGGLRFIFETEPKRVQELLRADEALAERLHLLPLNEPPLDKARWIVGRVAEELERELRLPIDPAACDLALRLSAKFLLAQHMPRKAIELLKETAAEAAGVARDHVGPEDVLTRFCAATRLPRFVVDDAMPLDLEETERFFGERLLGQTDAVAAVLRSVALLKAGLNDPRRPLGVFLFAGPTGVGKTQLAKLLAEYLFGSADRLVRLNMADYPNDGDESVPFGASWAPALETRRGELSALLDGKVFTVLLLDEFEKAARSVHDRFLQLFDEGTFVNGAGEAVSCNNTLIVATSNVGSEVYREAGLGFAAHKRAEEQVSEVDRRIAEAFRPEFLNRFDAICHFRPLSRVDIRKIAQREVGRVLEREGIRARALDVEVTPEVVDRLVERGYSPQFGARYLQREIEKTLTAALAVEIARRPLPPGTPVRVEARPGGRVVAVAEPVPPPREVTAQLLLPTPKAAAVKRRLDRKSLLIEMDRLVGRARALAASTGRPELEVRRAALLAETQAPNLWDDPLHAADVIRAFRTVEAQLGELDRLEAACLFGRRLVREAKNEMQLGSAAKQVEEVAREVQMAEALRAAGATTLDNEALVDICASDTSELQNVWVQELATMYLGWAQRRGYEATAVAEADAPARVVVRIAGPGAYGFLAGEAGLHRRLEDEKRQRAYVRVHRGGPLEEVERELLVLEGRPVKSREGEYLQRVRNEVTAKDEATGRVLTLIGAGELDELKGIAARVVAGQGASTDEARRYFLGRGARVEDPRTGAGTPRVKDVMRGELDVFIAAWISRPPPESSPPLP; encoded by the coding sequence GAAGACCAGGAGCGGCTCATCGACCGCGACCTCACCGCGATGGCGCGCGAGGGCAAGCTGCCGGCCGCCCACGGCGTGGACACCGCCGTGACGGAGGTGCTGGGGCTGCTGGCGCGTGGAGGCAAGCACCCGCTGCTGGCGGGCGAGCCCGGCGTGGGCAAGAGCGCGCTCGTGCAGGAGGTGGCCCGCCGCATCGCCGAAGGGCGCGTGGACGGAGAGCTGGCCCAGGCGCGGCTCGTGGAGGTGTCCGTCGCGAACATCCTGGCGCGCAGCACCCAGCGCCAGGCCGCGGAGTCCTTCGAGGAGCTGCTCATCCACCTGGGGCGCCACCCCTGCCCCATCGTCTACATCCGCGACCTGCCGGTGGCCCTGGGCGGCCCCCTGGCCCCGGTGGCCGTGCGCGCGCTGCGCACCGGCGGCCTGCGCTTCATCTTCGAGACCGAACCCAAGCGCGTGCAGGAGCTGCTGCGCGCCGACGAGGCCCTGGCCGAGCGGCTCCACCTGCTGCCCCTCAACGAGCCGCCGCTGGACAAGGCGCGCTGGATCGTCGGCCGCGTGGCGGAGGAGCTGGAGCGCGAGCTGCGGCTGCCCATCGACCCGGCCGCGTGCGACCTGGCGCTGCGCCTGTCCGCGAAGTTCCTCCTGGCGCAGCACATGCCGCGCAAGGCGATTGAACTGCTCAAGGAGACGGCGGCGGAGGCCGCGGGCGTGGCGCGCGACCACGTGGGGCCGGAGGACGTGCTCACCCGCTTCTGCGCCGCCACGCGCCTGCCCCGCTTCGTCGTGGACGACGCGATGCCGCTGGACCTGGAGGAGACGGAGCGCTTCTTCGGGGAGCGGCTGCTCGGCCAGACGGACGCGGTGGCCGCGGTGCTGCGCTCGGTGGCGCTGCTCAAGGCGGGGCTCAACGACCCGCGCCGCCCGCTGGGCGTGTTCCTCTTCGCCGGGCCCACGGGCGTGGGCAAGACGCAGCTGGCGAAGCTGCTGGCGGAGTACCTCTTCGGCTCCGCCGACAGGCTGGTGCGCCTCAACATGGCGGACTACCCCAACGACGGCGACGAGAGCGTCCCCTTCGGCGCGTCGTGGGCGCCCGCGCTGGAGACGCGGCGCGGTGAGCTGTCCGCGCTGCTCGACGGCAAGGTGTTCACCGTGCTGCTGCTGGACGAGTTCGAGAAGGCCGCGCGCAGCGTGCACGACCGCTTCCTCCAGCTCTTCGACGAGGGCACCTTCGTCAACGGCGCGGGTGAAGCGGTGTCGTGCAACAACACGCTCATCGTGGCCACGTCCAACGTGGGCTCGGAGGTGTACCGCGAGGCGGGCCTGGGCTTCGCCGCGCACAAGCGCGCCGAGGAGCAGGTGTCGGAGGTGGACCGCCGCATCGCGGAGGCCTTCCGCCCGGAGTTCCTCAACCGCTTCGACGCCATCTGCCACTTCCGTCCGCTGTCGCGCGTGGACATCCGAAAGATCGCCCAGCGCGAGGTGGGCCGCGTGCTGGAGCGCGAGGGCATCCGCGCCCGCGCCCTGGACGTGGAGGTCACGCCGGAGGTGGTGGACCGGCTGGTGGAGCGCGGCTACTCGCCGCAGTTCGGCGCGCGCTACCTGCAGCGTGAAATCGAGAAGACGCTCACCGCGGCGCTCGCGGTGGAGATCGCCCGCAGGCCGCTGCCGCCGGGCACGCCCGTGCGCGTGGAGGCCCGTCCTGGCGGCCGCGTGGTCGCGGTCGCGGAGCCCGTGCCGCCTCCCCGCGAGGTGACGGCGCAGCTGCTCCTGCCCACGCCGAAGGCCGCGGCGGTGAAGCGGCGGCTGGACCGCAAGTCGCTGTTGATTGAGATGGACCGGCTGGTGGGCCGCGCCCGCGCGCTCGCCGCGTCCACGGGACGGCCGGAGCTGGAGGTGCGCCGCGCCGCGCTGCTCGCGGAGACGCAGGCGCCCAACCTCTGGGACGACCCGCTGCACGCGGCGGACGTCATCCGCGCCTTCCGCACGGTGGAGGCGCAGCTGGGAGAGCTGGACCGCCTGGAGGCCGCGTGCCTCTTCGGTCGGCGGCTGGTGCGCGAGGCGAAGAACGAGATGCAGCTCGGCTCCGCCGCGAAGCAGGTGGAGGAGGTCGCGCGCGAGGTCCAGATGGCGGAGGCGCTGCGGGCCGCCGGGGCCACGACGCTGGACAACGAGGCGCTGGTGGACATCTGCGCCAGCGACACGTCGGAACTGCAGAACGTGTGGGTGCAGGAGCTGGCCACCATGTACCTGGGCTGGGCGCAGCGCCGGGGCTACGAGGCCACCGCCGTCGCGGAGGCGGACGCACCCGCGCGCGTGGTGGTGCGCATCGCCGGGCCGGGCGCGTACGGCTTCCTCGCGGGCGAGGCGGGGCTGCACCGCCGCCTGGAGGACGAGAAGCGCCAGCGCGCGTACGTGCGCGTGCACCGGGGCGGGCCGCTGGAGGAGGTGGAGCGGGAGCTGCTGGTGCTGGAGGGCCGTCCGGTGAAGAGCCGCGAGGGCGAGTACCTCCAGCGCGTGCGCAACGAAGTCACCGCGAAGGACGAGGCCACCGGCCGCGTGCTCACGCTCATTGGCGCCGGGGAACTGGACGAGCTCAAGGGCATCGCCGCGCGCGTCGTCGCCGGCCAGGGCGCCAGCACCGACGAGGCCCGCCGCTACTTCCTGGGCCGAGGAGCGCGCGTGGAGGATCCGCGCACGGGCGCCGGGACGCCTCGCGTGAAGGACGTGATGCGCGGGGAGCTGGACGTGTTCATCGCCGCGTGGATCTCCCGGCCTCCCCCGGAGTCCTCCCCCCCGCTCCCCTGA